taaacagAATAGTATAACACTGAAAAACTTTCCTACACAAGTTTcatgaaaatatcattttctcattttaaaacttcttttttcggTAAACTGCTTTTTTACCATTATTACTCTACATATGTATAGCTACATAACTGCATTCTGAAATGAAAAGTATGAATGATGAATAAATGAATCGTGAATAATATGATCTTTCTGTACCAAGATCATCACTGAGATGCACATTGAACACCTTCGCCaccttgttcttcttcatctgaaTCATAGTTTGCTCCGCCTCTGGAGGCACGTGCTCTGTTGTATTTAGCTGGGTCAAAGTCTGCGAGTACACATTCGTCTACCGTAGCTTTCTTTGGAATAGCTGGGACAGTTCTTGGAggtaaaatttcttctaatttcttcaagttttcTTCGGCTGTGAAGTGGTTTTCGGGGAACTTGACAGTGAATTTAATGATTAAGTTACCGTAACCACCGTATTTTGGAACTGGCATACCTTTACCTTCGATGACCTTACGCATGCCTGGGGCAATGACCTCACCAGGGACAATGCCCACTTTTAGCCAGTCGCCGGAAACATGTTCCAAGGCAAATTCACCACCAGCAATAGCGGTCAAAAGATCGATTTCGGCCTCATATACTAAATCATCGCCATCTCTCTTGAAACTCTTATGTGGTCTTTCGGAAACTAAGAAGACAACATCACCTGGGATGACATCTGGAGCTTGATCTGCCTCGCCCTTGAAAACGATTCTTTGACCATCCTTCATACCTGGCTCAACGTGGACTTCCAAGATCTTTCTctcattttcaactttcTTACCGTTACAGGATTTACAACGGTCTTTTGGATCAACAATATCACCAGTACCGTGACAGACATCACACTCTGTCTGAAATCTTTGAATCATTGGGCCCATTTGTCTTGTTACAAACTTTATACCTTGACCATTACAACTGCTACACTTCTTGACAGCACCTTTCTTACCACCACGACCTTCACATCCTTTGCACAAAATCTGTTTGTTTAAGGCCAACTTAGCGGTCCTGCCCTTATACAATTCTTCAAGAGATGCAGAAATTTCATGTTTGATGTCTTTGCCTCTTTGAGGACCTCTTGGTCTTTGAGCGCCTCCAGCACCACCGAAGAATTGTGAAAAGATATCGTCACCGAAACCGAAGCCACCACCTGGGAACCCGCCAGCGCCACCTGCACCACTTAGACCATCTTCACCAAATTGATCATATAcatctcttttttctgaatCTGATAAGATTTCATATGCAGAGGAAGCttccttgaatttttctgcTGCCTCCTCACTTGGATTCTTATCTGGATGGTATTTTAAGGCACATTTTCTATAAGCTTTCTTTATTTCGACATCAGTGGCGGTGACAGAAACACCTAGGATATCGTAAAATTTAGTTTCTTTAACCATCTTTGGACgtttattattgttgttggaaGATGTAGAATTCagcttggaaaatttttaattATGTTCTATCAAATGATATGGTAacaaataacaaaaaaataaatacgAAACAGTAATCAAATAAGACGCTTGTTCGAGCCTAAGAAGTATGGAAAAAAGGTACTTTGAGAACTTgctttacaaaaaaatatttgagaaAACTATCGAGCAAGAACTACTTAGtcaatatataaatgaagTGAGTTTTTACACGTTTTATAAGTATGTGAATTGATCTGCAAGTTAAATACTTTCCATGTATGCCGATGCTCTATTAGctcttcatttctttttttcaaaatatgaaaaaattttctatttcttcgATGGCCTTCTATAACTTTATACGAACATTATAGATCACGTGTTTATCACGTGGTCATAGATTGACATTGACCGTTTTATATGAGCAATTGCTCGACAGTTGCATGTCATATAAGGTTTGGTGAATACACGTCTTTGAATAGTTGACTGTTCATCTTGCAGTGGTTTTGCGTTACGGTCCTGTTATGTTTTATAAAATATAAAGGTAATCATACTTTTTCCCTCAAAGCATTGCCAAAGAGCGTgcttgaatttgataattGGAGGAAAATCGCTAAGAATAATTCATGCCCCGCCTATCGACCTCATTGATAAGAAAAGCCTCCAGAACACGGCCGTGCTTGCATCTTTTGCTTCCAGAATGTAGAAATCTCGAGCAAGCGAAACTCGAGTATAATTGGCTCACCGAAGAGCTGCCTCCGGAGAAATCCATCCGCTGGGCATGCTTGCAAAGGTACAAGCACGTCCCATTACAGTACATTTTGCGGTCACAACCATTTGGACCCTTGGACATTATTTGTAGGCCAGGTGTCCTCATACCAAGATGGGAAACTGAGGAATGGGTTATGGAGTTAGCCACAACTATAAATAATTCAACCCTAATCAACCATGCTATCCCTCTGCATATTTGTGACACGTTTACAGGAACAGGGTGTATTGCTCTTGCTTTAAGCCATGGTATACCGAATTCAACTTTTACAGCCATTGACGtgtcaaaaaaagcaataaaTTTggccaaagaaaatatgtTGAAGAACAGGGTGAGCAAAGGCAGACTGATACGACGAGACATCCTATCTTCAAATGCCGGTGAAGAATATCCATTGCATATAGATATACTTACTGGGAATCCTCCCTATGTTCGAAGGTGTGATTTTAATAGAGATGTGAAACCCTCTGTAAGGCTGTTCGAACCAAAACTAGCACTAGTGGGCGAGCTCGAATGTTATCAAGATCTAGTAGATCATTGGTTGTCGAAGACTGACTCCTTCTTTTATGAGATTGGAGATACTGACCAGTTCGATTATGTGGAAAGGCGTATTAAGGACGATTTCAAACTGCGTCAAATCTGGTCCATTGGCTTAAAATATGACTCCAATGGCAAACCAAGGGTTGTCTATGGGTTTAAAAACACTTCCAAAGGCGGTATTCtgcttcaaattcttccgTCTTTTGGGACTATAATGCATTTAGCAACTGCACTCAATAAGCAAGAGGCTTACTCGaagcaaaaataaaatataaatgTAATTACATATAAATTAAAATCATTTCACATATTCCGGGGAAGGTTATCAAAATAGAAACGCTTCACAcgtatttatattttttgctttttaaTATCGTGCTCAATGGTAGCGTTGCTGGTCTCGACTACAGCTGTACCCTCCAAAGTGGGTTCAGGCGCAGGTATAACCCTGTGACACCAGATTAGGTATCCACCACCGCCTTTCATGGTCATCAAAGGATGCAGTTTACCCCTTACACTTTGGTAGGGTCTACATCTGGTCTCCAAGATGGAAGGCGCCAAAAATCTTAAGTCAGAGTACAAGGTATGGGCCAATT
The Saccharomyces kudriavzevii IFO 1802 strain IFO1802 genome assembly, chromosome: 14 DNA segment above includes these coding regions:
- the MTQ1 gene encoding S-adenosylmethionine-dependent methyltransferase (similar to Saccharomyces cerevisiae MTQ1 (YNL063W); ancestral locus Anc_2.245), whose translation is MPRLSTSLIRKASRTRPCLHLLLPECRNLEQAKLEYNWLTEELPPEKSIRWACLQRYKHVPLQYILRSQPFGPLDIICRPGVLIPRWETEEWVMELATTINNSTLINHAIPLHICDTFTGTGCIALALSHGIPNSTFTAIDVSKKAINLAKENMLKNRVSKGRLIRRDILSSNAGEEYPLHIDILTGNPPYVRRCDFNRDVKPSVRLFEPKLALVGELECYQDLVDHWLSKTDSFFYEIGDTDQFDYVERRIKDDFKLRQIWSIGLKYDSNGKPRVVYGFKNTSKGGILLQILPSFGTIMHLATALNKQEAYSKQK
- the YDJ1 gene encoding type I HSP40 co-chaperone YDJ1 (similar to Saccharomyces cerevisiae YDJ1 (YNL064C); ancestral locus Anc_2.243), with protein sequence MVKETKFYDILGVSVTATDVEIKKAYRKCALKYHPDKNPSEEAAEKFKEASSAYEILSDSEKRDVYDQFGEDGLSGAGGAGGFPGGGFGFGDDIFSQFFGGAGGAQRPRGPQRGKDIKHEISASLEELYKGRTAKLALNKQILCKGCEGRGGKKGAVKKCSSCNGQGIKFVTRQMGPMIQRFQTECDVCHGTGDIVDPKDRCKSCNGKKVENERKILEVHVEPGMKDGQRIVFKGEADQAPDVIPGDVVFLVSERPHKSFKRDGDDLVYEAEIDLLTAIAGGEFALEHVSGDWLKVGIVPGEVIAPGMRKVIEGKGMPVPKYGGYGNLIIKFTVKFPENHFTAEENLKKLEEILPPRTVPAIPKKATVDECVLADFDPAKYNRARASRGGANYDSDEEEQGGEGVQCASQ